A window of the Dyadobacter pollutisoli genome harbors these coding sequences:
- a CDS encoding shikimate kinase, translated as MKNIILVGMMSSGKTTLGKKLARALGYRFVDLDKLIETDQQMDIPSIFSQKGETYFREVESRILKETGAQKAIVLASGGGTPCFYDNMSFIKKMGISIFLDVPAADLARRIENHGKDDRPILSGTASLQDTLQSKITERLPYYSQADMTLSGEIEVKHLLEVLEPLL; from the coding sequence ATGAAAAACATTATACTCGTCGGAATGATGTCTTCCGGCAAAACTACCCTTGGCAAAAAACTGGCGCGGGCATTGGGATACCGCTTCGTTGACCTCGACAAGTTGATTGAAACAGATCAGCAGATGGACATTCCTTCTATTTTTAGTCAAAAAGGAGAAACTTACTTTCGTGAAGTTGAGAGCCGGATATTAAAGGAAACGGGAGCTCAAAAAGCGATCGTATTGGCGTCGGGCGGGGGTACCCCCTGTTTTTATGACAATATGTCTTTTATCAAAAAAATGGGTATCAGCATTTTCCTGGACGTACCGGCCGCTGATCTGGCGCGACGGATCGAGAACCACGGCAAAGACGACAGGCCGATTCTTTCGGGAACAGCCTCCTTACAAGATACTTTACAAAGTAAAATAACCGAGCGCCTACCCTACTACTCCCAGGCCGATATGACATTGAGCGGCGAGATCGAGGTGAAACACCTGTTGGAAGTCCTCGAACCCCTTCTATAA
- a CDS encoding BT_3928 family protein, with protein MKILAQISRVIVGLLFIFSGLIKLNDPIGTQYKLEEYFEVFAADLPAFHDFFISLVPFALYFSVFLCTAEVVLGIALLVAYKPKTISWLLLAIILFFTFLTFYSAYFNKVTDCGCFGAAIKLTPWTSFGKDLFLLALILVIVYYRKKFKAFPTGIIVVISTIASLAIAVYSLRHLPIIDLLPYRVGANIPAQLKPSEPIRYLYIFEKGGEKFEFEKYPSDTTLVFKEMVVLNEDAKPKITDYKVWNDAGDFTEETFKGKKLFLIIKNLTDINTAALPDMNKLINNVRTKGIDPVILTSGNSSEIEKFLNEHQLNAPYYYVDATVLKTISRSNPGLWLLKEGTVKGKWHYNDTPTAEEVIKLVK; from the coding sequence ATGAAAATTCTTGCTCAGATTTCGCGTGTCATAGTAGGACTGCTATTCATATTTTCCGGTCTGATCAAGCTCAACGATCCGATCGGGACCCAATACAAGTTGGAAGAATATTTCGAAGTATTCGCAGCTGATCTTCCCGCTTTCCATGATTTTTTCATTTCACTGGTTCCGTTTGCCCTCTACTTTTCGGTATTCCTATGTACTGCCGAAGTGGTCCTGGGCATTGCGTTGTTGGTGGCATACAAGCCAAAAACGATTTCATGGCTTCTTCTGGCTATTATTCTGTTTTTTACTTTCCTAACTTTTTACTCCGCATATTTCAACAAGGTAACCGACTGCGGATGTTTCGGGGCGGCCATTAAACTCACTCCATGGACTTCATTTGGAAAAGATTTGTTCCTGCTGGCGCTGATTCTTGTCATCGTTTATTACCGCAAAAAATTCAAAGCCTTCCCCACCGGTATCATTGTGGTCATTTCGACCATTGCATCGCTCGCGATTGCCGTGTACTCTTTGAGACATTTACCGATTATTGATCTGCTGCCATATCGTGTGGGAGCTAACATTCCCGCTCAACTCAAACCTTCGGAACCGATTCGTTACCTGTATATTTTCGAAAAAGGAGGTGAAAAATTCGAGTTCGAAAAGTACCCGAGCGACACGACCCTGGTTTTCAAAGAAATGGTGGTTCTCAATGAGGATGCTAAACCAAAGATCACCGATTACAAAGTATGGAATGATGCAGGAGATTTCACCGAAGAAACATTCAAAGGCAAAAAGCTGTTTCTGATCATCAAAAATCTGACCGACATTAACACGGCTGCTTTGCCGGACATGAATAAGCTCATCAATAACGTACGGACAAAGGGCATTGACCCCGTCATTCTAACTTCCGGCAATAGCTCTGAGATCGAGAAATTCCTGAACGAACATCAGCTCAACGCGCCATATTACTACGTGGACGCGACTGTTTTGAAGACGATTTCACGTTCCAATCCCGGCCTGTGGCTACTGAAAGAGGGAACGGTTAAAGGAAAGTGGCATTATAATGACACTCCTACCGCTGAGGAAGTTATAAAATTGGTAAAATAG
- a CDS encoding DUF1599 domain-containing protein, with product MKSTEAEYQEIIQYCQDLFTKKNKDYGTSWRILRIPSITDQIFIKAQRIRTIQEKGVQKVSEDVSSEFIGIINYCVMALIQIASSEGKQIIDESDLTTLYNIQVNEVKELLFNKNHDYGEAWRDMRVSSMTDIILMKLLRIKQIEDNQGYTLVSEGVKAGYQDIINYSVFCLIKSNSLQTN from the coding sequence GTGAAATCCACAGAAGCGGAATATCAGGAAATCATTCAGTATTGCCAAGATCTTTTTACAAAAAAAAATAAAGATTACGGAACTTCATGGCGCATTCTGCGCATTCCTTCCATTACGGATCAAATATTTATCAAAGCTCAGAGAATTCGCACCATTCAGGAAAAAGGTGTTCAAAAGGTCAGCGAAGATGTATCCTCCGAATTCATCGGAATTATCAACTATTGCGTGATGGCATTGATCCAGATCGCTTCCAGCGAGGGCAAGCAAATCATCGACGAGTCGGATCTAACCACTCTTTATAATATTCAGGTGAACGAAGTAAAAGAGCTTTTGTTTAATAAGAATCATGATTATGGTGAAGCCTGGCGCGATATGCGCGTAAGTTCCATGACCGATATCATCCTGATGAAGCTGCTAAGGATCAAACAAATTGAAGATAACCAGGGCTACACATTGGTATCTGAAGGCGTAAAAGCTGGTTACCAGGACATTATCAATTACTCTGTCTTCTGTTTGATTAAATCCAATTCATTGCAGACTAACTAA
- the folP gene encoding dihydropteroate synthase, with product MSQVSKKTLNVRGQLFDLSTPVVMGILNMTEDSFYSESRVGTHNELIDKAGKMIEEGAGIIDIGGYSTRPGAKEIDQQEEGDRIESAVEPLSKYFPDLVISVDTFRAQVAKRGIQKGAHIINDVAGGSLDMEMFDTVAALKVPYILMHMRGTPQTMNQMTTYGQLISEIISDLQAKAVELRKRGVADLIIDPGFGFAKTIAQNFELMRHLPEFSLLGYPVLAGISRKTTIYKTLGVSADEALNGTTVLNTLALQRGASILRVHDVRPAIEVVKLWIQAGNCMN from the coding sequence ATGTCGCAAGTTAGCAAAAAAACGCTCAACGTAAGAGGTCAGCTTTTCGATCTGTCAACGCCAGTGGTGATGGGAATACTCAATATGACCGAAGATTCTTTTTACTCTGAAAGCCGTGTTGGAACCCACAACGAGCTGATTGACAAAGCCGGGAAAATGATCGAGGAAGGAGCGGGCATTATTGATATCGGCGGCTATTCTACCCGGCCCGGTGCGAAGGAAATTGACCAGCAGGAGGAGGGAGATAGGATAGAATCGGCTGTCGAGCCGCTCAGTAAGTATTTTCCTGATTTGGTGATTTCTGTTGATACCTTTCGTGCTCAGGTGGCAAAAAGAGGGATACAAAAGGGCGCACATATTATTAATGATGTTGCTGGCGGGAGCCTGGATATGGAAATGTTTGATACGGTGGCCGCATTAAAAGTACCTTACATTCTGATGCACATGCGGGGAACACCCCAGACAATGAACCAAATGACGACATATGGCCAGCTAATATCGGAGATTATCAGCGACCTTCAGGCCAAAGCCGTTGAGCTAAGAAAGAGGGGAGTGGCGGACCTGATTATTGATCCCGGGTTTGGATTTGCCAAGACGATCGCACAGAATTTTGAATTGATGCGGCATTTGCCTGAATTCAGTTTACTGGGGTATCCGGTGCTGGCAGGAATTTCGAGAAAGACAACCATTTACAAAACGCTTGGAGTTTCAGCGGATGAAGCATTAAATGGGACCACGGTGCTTAACACGCTGGCATTACAACGGGGCGCCTCCATTCTTCGTGTGCATGATGTCAGGCCGGCGATAGAAGTGGTAAAACTATGGATACAGGCTGGTAACTGTATGAATTAA
- the cdaA gene encoding diadenylate cyclase CdaA has protein sequence MRVGFLNINWADVLDVFLVSVLLYQVYTLVRGSIASRVFLGYLFVYVFYLVVKGLGLGLLTAILQYFMGVGAVALIVIFQQEIRRFLLIIGKSTVYTNNGFLKKVMGNSVRDFKVENLRDIIDASKTIAANFTGALIVVNKRDDLSKYVETGELLDARVSKPLLVSLFNQYSELHDGAVVIVDGVLKAARCVLPVADGVDVPSSLGFRHRAAMGMSEATDAIVIVISEQTGKISLAVEGELHSNIPYNELEIRIEEYLASDVQRMPK, from the coding sequence ATGCGTGTGGGTTTTTTGAACATCAATTGGGCTGACGTCCTGGATGTTTTTTTAGTGTCTGTTCTTCTTTATCAGGTATATACGCTGGTGAGGGGAAGTATTGCAAGCCGGGTTTTTCTGGGCTATTTATTTGTATATGTTTTTTATCTGGTTGTAAAAGGATTGGGTTTGGGCCTGCTGACTGCCATTTTACAGTATTTTATGGGTGTGGGAGCTGTGGCTTTGATCGTTATTTTTCAACAGGAAATCCGTCGCTTTCTGCTCATTATTGGCAAATCAACGGTGTATACCAATAATGGTTTTCTCAAAAAGGTAATGGGGAATTCCGTAAGGGATTTCAAAGTGGAAAACCTTAGAGACATCATTGATGCCAGCAAAACCATTGCCGCTAATTTTACCGGGGCCCTGATCGTAGTTAATAAGCGGGACGATCTGAGTAAATATGTGGAAACGGGAGAATTGTTGGACGCCCGTGTTTCCAAGCCACTGCTTGTGTCGCTTTTTAACCAATATAGTGAGTTGCACGACGGCGCCGTAGTGATCGTGGACGGGGTTTTAAAGGCCGCCAGATGCGTACTTCCTGTTGCAGATGGCGTGGACGTACCCTCCTCACTGGGCTTTCGTCACCGGGCGGCAATGGGAATGAGTGAAGCTACTGACGCGATTGTTATTGTTATTTCAGAGCAGACAGGCAAGATTTCACTGGCCGTGGAAGGGGAGCTGCACAGCAATATTCCATATAACGAGCTGGAAATCCGGATCGAAGAGTATCTGGCATCGGACGTTCAGCGGATGCCGAAGTAG
- the rpsT gene encoding 30S ribosomal protein S20: MANHKSALKRIRANETKRLRNRYQHKTTRSYIKKLRETTDKAVAVEVYKTVSSMLDRLAKKNIIHKKKASNQKSKLAKLVNSLAIAA; the protein is encoded by the coding sequence ATGGCAAATCATAAATCAGCTTTAAAAAGAATTCGCGCTAACGAAACTAAGCGTTTGCGTAATCGTTACCAGCACAAAACTACACGTTCGTACATAAAGAAATTGCGTGAAACGACTGATAAGGCAGTAGCTGTTGAAGTTTACAAAACTGTTTCTTCAATGTTGGATCGTTTGGCAAAGAAAAATATTATCCATAAGAAAAAAGCTTCTAACCAGAAGTCGAAATTGGCCAAATTGGTTAATTCACTTGCGATAGCAGCATAA
- a CDS encoding lactonase family protein, translated as MKKVALFAGLAALGSLPSVAQSPINFNARGLVVVSDADMAASALVDGKLLRDVTSRDQLTTIKFPVERGSKGLGTALVSNSALAGSKGLAVPVNGGLAFVLENRIRPEDAVAEYKDPAKEFPAGEKLFVVDITNLAAPKAKFGFPVGRKPTAIDINKNELILSTTDAGKELVFIEAGPDGKPARFLNLPAAIDTANKIVDLSWHPSGDFIAFTLDNSNEVGLYKVIREAGKLKNVEMVGKPIKVGTDPTFGRFSPDGKHYLVLDSKAAAGKGTAEGDVVVVDFSMDGAVEHKVAGQVPVGINTGSFAISPDGTMLVAVNAGKSGAPWTEAGAGTGASLTLCKVAATGVPTKVADYPFEGIFPQSVAFDKDGSNLAVGVCEYLEYGSGNGGVEFWSVTKGDTPALKKQGAKISVGRGAHTLRVIP; from the coding sequence ATGAAAAAAGTCGCATTATTTGCCGGTTTGGCAGCTCTTGGAAGTCTTCCGTCGGTTGCCCAATCACCCATTAACTTCAATGCACGCGGTCTGGTTGTAGTTTCGGACGCAGATATGGCAGCTTCGGCACTTGTTGATGGTAAGTTATTGAGGGACGTCACATCGAGAGATCAGTTAACGACCATCAAATTTCCGGTTGAGAGAGGAAGTAAAGGGTTAGGTACCGCATTGGTGTCCAATTCCGCCCTGGCAGGCTCGAAGGGACTAGCTGTTCCCGTAAACGGGGGGCTGGCCTTTGTTTTGGAAAACCGAATCAGACCGGAAGATGCTGTTGCTGAGTATAAAGATCCGGCAAAGGAATTTCCGGCGGGAGAAAAACTTTTTGTTGTTGATATAACAAATCTGGCTGCTCCAAAAGCTAAGTTTGGTTTCCCGGTAGGCAGAAAGCCAACAGCGATAGATATCAACAAAAACGAATTAATCCTTTCTACAACCGACGCCGGTAAGGAATTGGTATTCATTGAAGCCGGACCGGACGGTAAGCCTGCACGTTTCCTGAATTTGCCAGCAGCTATTGATACAGCCAATAAGATCGTTGATCTTTCCTGGCATCCATCGGGTGATTTTATTGCTTTTACACTGGACAACTCCAATGAGGTAGGATTATATAAAGTAATCAGAGAAGCTGGCAAGTTAAAAAATGTCGAAATGGTTGGTAAGCCAATAAAAGTGGGTACAGACCCTACCTTTGGACGTTTCTCGCCTGATGGAAAGCACTATCTGGTGCTGGATTCAAAAGCTGCGGCTGGAAAAGGTACCGCAGAAGGGGATGTAGTGGTTGTTGATTTTTCAATGGATGGCGCCGTCGAACACAAAGTGGCAGGGCAGGTTCCGGTAGGTATCAACACCGGCTCTTTTGCGATCAGCCCGGATGGGACAATGCTGGTAGCAGTAAATGCAGGAAAAAGCGGCGCGCCGTGGACAGAAGCAGGAGCCGGAACAGGCGCTTCGCTCACATTATGCAAAGTTGCGGCGACTGGCGTCCCTACGAAAGTAGCCGACTATCCATTTGAAGGTATTTTCCCTCAAAGTGTCGCATTTGATAAAGACGGCTCTAACCTGGCCGTTGGCGTTTGCGAGTATCTGGAGTATGGCAGTGGAAATGGCGGTGTAGAATTCTGGAGTGTAACAAAAGGGGATACCCCGGCACTCAAAAAGCAAGGCGCGAAGATCAGCGTGGGCAGAGGGGCACACACGTTACGCGTGATTCCTTGA
- a CDS encoding ABC-F family ATP-binding cassette domain-containing protein, which yields MITVQNVSLRYGKRVLFDEVNIKFVPGNCYGVIGANGAGKSTFLKILSGEIESQTGSVGMNPGERMTFLKQDQFEFDAYTVMDTVILGHERLYKIMKERETIYEKEDFTDADGEKAADLEAEFADLNGWEAETEAAQLLSGLGLGEELHSALMSDLNANDKVRVLLAQALFGNPDVLLLDEPTNNLDVETVLWLENFLADFKNTVIVVSHDRHFLDEVCTHVVDIDFSKVQMFSGNYSFWYESSQLALKQRQDANRKSEDKKKELEEFIRRFSANASKSKQATSRAKLLEKLTIDDIKPSSRKYPYIAFKSEREVGDQLLRVEGLAKTADDGTKLFENLSFNVNKGDKIAFVSRNVMAISSFFDIINEIQKADKGTYTWGVTITKSYFTKDPTSFFDVDLNLVDWLRQYSEEKDESFIRGFLGRMLFSGEESLKKAKVLSGGEKVRCMLSRTMLSGANALVLDDPTNHLDLESITALNNGLIDFQGCLLFYSHDHQFVHTIANRIIEIGPKGILDKLMTYDEFLKDETVKQQRQKLY from the coding sequence ATGATTACGGTTCAGAACGTATCCTTACGATACGGTAAAAGGGTATTATTCGACGAAGTAAATATAAAATTTGTCCCGGGTAATTGTTACGGTGTGATTGGAGCTAACGGGGCAGGTAAATCGACATTTCTGAAAATCCTTTCAGGAGAAATTGAATCGCAAACCGGAAGTGTCGGCATGAACCCTGGTGAAAGGATGACATTCCTGAAACAGGACCAGTTTGAATTTGATGCCTATACAGTAATGGATACAGTGATTTTGGGACACGAACGTCTTTACAAAATCATGAAAGAGCGCGAGACGATATACGAAAAGGAAGATTTTACAGATGCTGACGGAGAAAAAGCTGCTGATCTTGAAGCTGAGTTTGCGGACCTGAATGGTTGGGAAGCGGAAACCGAAGCAGCGCAGTTGTTGAGCGGCCTGGGGCTTGGAGAGGAGCTGCATTCGGCATTGATGAGTGATTTGAATGCGAATGACAAAGTGAGGGTGCTTCTTGCGCAGGCCCTGTTTGGTAATCCTGATGTTCTTTTGCTGGATGAGCCTACCAACAACCTGGACGTGGAGACAGTTTTGTGGCTGGAAAACTTCCTGGCGGATTTCAAAAATACGGTCATCGTTGTATCCCATGACCGCCACTTCCTCGACGAGGTTTGTACGCATGTGGTAGACATCGATTTCAGCAAAGTGCAAATGTTCTCAGGTAACTATTCATTCTGGTACGAATCCAGCCAATTGGCCTTGAAGCAGCGCCAGGATGCGAACAGAAAATCAGAGGATAAAAAGAAAGAACTTGAAGAGTTTATTCGCAGGTTTAGCGCCAATGCTTCAAAATCCAAGCAGGCAACGTCCCGCGCGAAACTATTGGAGAAACTGACGATCGACGATATCAAGCCTTCGTCCCGTAAGTACCCATACATTGCATTCAAGTCGGAAAGAGAAGTGGGTGATCAGCTTTTGCGCGTTGAGGGATTGGCCAAAACCGCAGACGATGGTACCAAGCTTTTCGAAAACCTGAGCTTTAATGTTAATAAGGGTGATAAAATTGCGTTTGTAAGCCGCAATGTAATGGCTATCAGCTCGTTTTTTGATATCATCAATGAGATTCAGAAAGCGGATAAAGGTACTTACACCTGGGGCGTTACAATCACCAAATCCTATTTCACCAAGGACCCTACATCTTTCTTTGATGTCGATCTAAATCTGGTGGACTGGCTTCGTCAGTATTCTGAGGAGAAGGATGAAAGCTTTATCCGCGGGTTTTTAGGCCGGATGCTTTTCTCGGGAGAGGAGTCGTTGAAGAAAGCGAAGGTGCTTTCAGGAGGTGAAAAAGTACGTTGTATGCTTTCTCGCACCATGCTTTCGGGTGCGAATGCGCTGGTTTTGGATGATCCGACCAACCATCTTGACCTTGAATCCATTACGGCATTGAACAATGGTCTGATCGATTTTCAGGGCTGTCTGTTGTTTTATTCCCATGACCATCAGTTCGTGCATACCATTGCCAACCGGATCATTGAGATAGGGCCAAAAGGTATTCTCGACAAGTTGATGACCTACGACGAATTCTTAAAAGACGAAACCGTCAAACAGCAGCGACAGAAGTTGTATTAA
- a CDS encoding gluconate 2-dehydrogenase subunit 3 family protein: MKRRDTLKALTLSSLGITALNPQVALAEQRELDTMTPPETPIKIPGGRQKEEAIRDAKLMKEKFFTVAELATIKVLVDIIIPADAKSGSASQAGVPDFIEFIAKDMPQNQIPLRGGLKWLDIESNKRFKKNFTLSTKAQQLQIIDDIAYPEKAKPALSQGVAFFNLMRNLTASGFYTSRIGIDDLGYVGNTPNVWEGVPADVLKQYGLSYD, from the coding sequence ATGAAACGCAGAGATACACTTAAAGCCTTGACGCTTAGCTCTCTGGGAATTACCGCGCTTAATCCGCAGGTAGCCCTTGCCGAGCAGAGAGAACTAGATACGATGACCCCACCGGAAACCCCGATCAAGATCCCGGGTGGAAGGCAAAAGGAAGAAGCGATCCGTGACGCCAAATTGATGAAAGAGAAATTTTTCACAGTTGCTGAATTAGCCACGATAAAAGTTCTTGTTGATATCATTATTCCAGCCGATGCAAAATCAGGAAGCGCTTCACAAGCAGGTGTCCCCGATTTTATAGAATTTATCGCCAAGGATATGCCTCAAAACCAGATTCCTTTGCGGGGAGGACTCAAATGGCTCGATATCGAATCAAACAAACGGTTCAAGAAGAATTTTACCCTCAGTACCAAAGCGCAGCAACTGCAGATCATTGACGACATCGCTTATCCTGAAAAAGCAAAACCTGCTTTAAGCCAGGGCGTGGCATTCTTTAATTTGATGCGTAACCTCACAGCATCGGGCTTTTATACGTCAAGGATAGGTATCGATGACCTTGGCTACGTAGGCAATACTCCCAATGTTTGGGAAGGCGTTCCGGCGGATGTACTGAAACAGTACGGTTTGAGCTACGATTAA
- a CDS encoding GMC family oxidoreductase, with amino-acid sequence MFQIKEQPAVFDVCIIGSGAGGGMAAYQLAKEGAKVALLEAGGYFDPADPKYITQLKWPYESPRRGASTHRPFGDFDAAWGGWELEGEPYTRKNGTQFDWFRSRMLGGRTNHWGRISLRFGPKDFKRKSIDGLGDDWPIGYDDVKPYYDKVDKLIGVFGTVENIDNEPDGIFLPPPKPRLHELFLKQAGKKANIPVIPSRLSILTKPINDQRGVCFYCSQCSRSCQAYADFSSSSVLCIPAIKTGNVTLINNAMAREVLTDPVTGLATGVSYVDREKLTEHTIKAKVVVLAASAGESARLLLNSKSDRHPNGLANSSGVVGRYLHDSTGASRGAFLPHLMDRKRYNEDGVGGMHVYTPWWLDNKKLDFPRGYHIEYGGGMGMPSYGFGSGIEHLNGKYATKDGVMKPAGGYGASLKEDYRRFYGANIGMAGRGEAVPDFNNYCEIDPNVVDKYGIPVLRFHYKWSDYEIKQAKHMHDTFEEMIHALGGVPNGVKPGADTNYGIAAPGRIIHEVGTVRMGNDPKTSALNKYSQAHDAKNVFVVDGGSFVSQADKNPTWTILALSMRASEFIVDQVKSKNI; translated from the coding sequence ATGTTTCAAATCAAAGAACAACCTGCTGTTTTTGATGTCTGCATAATAGGCTCAGGAGCGGGAGGTGGAATGGCAGCTTACCAACTTGCAAAAGAGGGTGCCAAAGTGGCTCTTTTGGAAGCTGGCGGATATTTTGATCCTGCTGATCCAAAGTACATTACGCAATTAAAATGGCCTTACGAATCACCGAGACGCGGTGCTTCAACCCACCGCCCATTCGGAGACTTCGATGCTGCATGGGGTGGCTGGGAACTGGAAGGCGAACCATATACCCGTAAAAATGGAACGCAATTCGACTGGTTCCGCTCGCGTATGCTCGGCGGACGCACCAATCACTGGGGTAGGATTTCTCTGCGTTTCGGGCCAAAAGATTTTAAAAGAAAAAGCATCGACGGCCTTGGCGATGACTGGCCGATCGGTTATGACGATGTGAAACCGTACTATGACAAAGTAGATAAGCTGATAGGTGTTTTTGGAACTGTTGAAAACATCGATAATGAGCCGGATGGTATTTTCCTTCCTCCTCCCAAGCCACGTTTGCACGAATTGTTCCTTAAACAAGCTGGAAAAAAAGCGAACATTCCCGTTATTCCTTCGCGTTTATCGATCCTTACCAAACCCATCAATGATCAGCGCGGCGTGTGTTTTTATTGCAGTCAATGTTCTCGCTCGTGCCAGGCCTACGCGGATTTCTCTTCTTCATCAGTTCTTTGTATTCCTGCTATCAAGACCGGTAACGTAACCTTGATCAACAATGCAATGGCGCGTGAGGTCTTGACCGACCCTGTTACGGGACTTGCAACAGGCGTATCTTATGTAGACCGCGAAAAACTTACCGAGCATACAATTAAAGCCAAAGTGGTAGTACTTGCGGCAAGCGCAGGAGAGTCGGCCAGGTTGCTATTGAACTCTAAATCAGACCGTCACCCGAATGGACTTGCCAATTCCAGCGGAGTAGTAGGTAGATATCTGCATGATTCCACAGGCGCGTCCCGTGGAGCATTCCTCCCTCATTTAATGGATCGCAAGCGGTACAATGAAGATGGCGTAGGTGGTATGCACGTGTATACGCCGTGGTGGCTGGACAACAAAAAACTGGATTTCCCAAGAGGTTATCACATCGAATACGGTGGTGGTATGGGTATGCCAAGTTATGGTTTCGGTTCAGGAATTGAGCACCTGAACGGTAAATATGCTACCAAAGATGGTGTGATGAAGCCTGCTGGTGGCTATGGCGCTTCTCTTAAAGAGGATTACCGGCGCTTCTACGGAGCGAATATCGGAATGGCCGGCCGTGGTGAAGCCGTACCCGATTTCAACAACTATTGCGAGATCGATCCGAATGTAGTTGACAAATACGGTATTCCTGTACTTCGCTTCCACTACAAATGGTCGGATTACGAGATCAAGCAGGCCAAGCACATGCATGATACATTTGAAGAAATGATTCACGCATTGGGTGGAGTTCCCAATGGTGTAAAACCAGGTGCGGACACCAACTATGGTATTGCAGCCCCCGGTCGTATCATTCACGAGGTAGGAACTGTGAGAATGGGTAATGATCCGAAAACTTCGGCACTCAACAAGTACTCCCAGGCGCATGATGCTAAAAACGTATTTGTGGTAGATGGAGGTTCTTTCGTATCACAAGCGGATAAAAACCCGACCTGGACGATCCTTGCACTATCTATGAGAGCATCGGAATTCATTGTTGATCAGGTTAAATCAAAAAATATCTAA
- a CDS encoding L-threonylcarbamoyladenylate synthase, with protein MAITGTELNVAKEFLIKGELVAIPTETVYGLAGNALNEKAVLSIFEVKNRPAFDPLIIHTDSVEKVKEYVSDFPEKAQRLAEHFWPGPLTLLLPKKQIIPDLVTSGLDTVAVRIPKHPMLLDLLASLTFPLAAPSANPFGYISPTNAGHVNQQLGDKIPYILDGGECEVGIESTIIGFEGTDTIVYRLGGLAIEDIENVAGPVILMPHSSSDPKAPGMLKSHYAPRKPLYLQRKNDISGENSELTGYLLFDRYLEGVDRKYQRVLSPTGDMKEAAHHLFAYLRELDTLPVTTIQAEWVPMTGLGLAINDRLQRASATK; from the coding sequence TTGGCAATCACCGGAACTGAACTAAACGTTGCAAAAGAGTTTCTTATTAAAGGAGAACTGGTAGCAATTCCTACCGAGACCGTGTACGGGCTGGCCGGAAATGCGTTGAATGAAAAAGCAGTTTTGTCCATTTTTGAAGTAAAAAACAGGCCTGCGTTCGATCCCTTAATCATTCACACGGATTCGGTCGAAAAGGTGAAAGAATACGTGTCGGATTTTCCCGAAAAAGCGCAGCGACTGGCTGAGCACTTCTGGCCTGGCCCGCTGACATTGCTCTTGCCCAAGAAGCAAATTATTCCTGATCTGGTCACTTCCGGATTGGATACGGTTGCGGTGCGCATTCCCAAGCACCCGATGCTGCTGGACCTGCTGGCCAGTCTTACTTTTCCGCTGGCCGCTCCGAGTGCGAACCCATTTGGATACATTAGTCCTACCAATGCGGGGCACGTTAATCAGCAGCTGGGCGACAAAATTCCCTACATATTAGACGGTGGCGAGTGCGAAGTTGGAATTGAGTCCACCATCATTGGCTTTGAAGGTACGGATACCATTGTGTACCGGCTGGGAGGTCTGGCCATTGAAGACATAGAAAACGTGGCAGGCCCGGTGATACTGATGCCGCATTCATCCTCTGATCCCAAAGCCCCTGGCATGCTCAAAAGCCACTATGCTCCGAGAAAACCATTATACCTTCAAAGGAAGAATGATATTTCTGGTGAGAATAGTGAGCTGACGGGTTATTTGTTATTTGACCGATATCTGGAAGGTGTGGACAGGAAATACCAGCGGGTTTTGAGCCCTACCGGGGATATGAAGGAGGCGGCACACCATTTATTTGCCTACCTCCGCGAGCTGGATACATTGCCGGTAACCACTATACAGGCCGAATGGGTACCGATGACCGGGCTCGGACTGGCCATCAATGACAGATTGCAAAGAGCATCGGCAACCAAATGA